In Brevibacillus marinus, the genomic window GGAGCACCACGCGGATGAGGCAGATGCTGATCACGCGGATGAGGCAGATGCTGACCACGCGGCGGAAGCGCATGCGGAAGAAGCGGCGCATGAGGAAGCGGATGAACACGCCCACGGTCCGCTCGATCCGCATGTCTGGTTGGACCCGCTTCTCTTTCAACAGCAGGCGGAGAAAATCAAAGACGCACTCAGCGAGGCCGATCCAGCCCACCGCGATGCGTACGAGCGCAATTACCAGGCGCTGGCGGCTGACCTGCAGAAGCTGGACCAGGAGTACCGGGAAGTTGCGGACAAAGCGAAGCGAAAAGAGTTTGTCGTCTCCCACAGCGCGTTCGGCTATCTCGCTCATCGCTACGGTTTGACGCAAACGGCCATCGCCGGCTTGTCGCCGTCTGATGAACCCTCTCCGGCGCAGTTGAAAGAGCTGGTGGAGTACGTCAAGCAGCATCAGATCGAAGTGATCTTGTTTGAAACGCTTGCCTCGCAAAAGGTAGTAGAAGTGATTGCCCGTGAAACGGGGGCGAAAACGGCGATGCTGCATCCGCTGGAAGGATTGACCGAGGCGGAGCAGCAGGCGGGGAAAGACTACCTGACGGTCATGCGGGAGAATCTGGAGACCTTGCGCCTGGCGCTGGGAGTTGATGAAGAGTGAAGGAACAAAACGCGGGTGACGCGCCGGTTGCGCGGTTAGCGTCCGTCTCTTTTCAATATGACGGAAGAGCGGTCTTGGAGCAGCTTGACTTTACCCTGCAGAAGGGGGATTTTGTGGGGATCGTCGGTCCCAATGGATCAGGCAAATCGACGTTGCTGAAACTGATGCTCGGCCTGCTTGTGCCGCAGCAGGGTACGATTGAGCTGTTTGGCCAGCCGCTCGCCCGCTTTCGCGATTGGTGGAAAATCGGCTACGTCGCGCAGCAGGCGGCCCATGACAAGGGAGGGTTTCCGGCGACGGTGCGCGAGGTGGTCGTCTCCGGTCTGACCGGCAAGATCGGGTTGTTTCGCCGCGTGACAAAAGAGCACAGGCGGAACGTGGAAGAGGTGATCGAGCGGGTCGGGCTCGCAGACAAAATCGATGCGCGGCTCGCCACCCTTTCCGGCGGGCAGCGGCAGCGGGTTTTCATCGCCAGGGCACTGGTGGCGGAACCGGAGCTCCTGCTGTTCGACGAACCGACAGTAGGTGTGGATCAGGAGTCGATCGAGCAGCTCTATCGACTGCTGCGATCGCTCAAGGAAGAGAGTGAGCTGACGATGCTGATCGTCAGCCACGATGTCGGCGTGATCAGCCAGTGGGTGAACAAAGTAGCCTGCCTGCAGCGCAGGTTCCATTTTCTTGGCAGTCCTGATGAGTTCGCCCGCCAACACGAGCAGGTCCTGCAGCCGATGTACGGACAGTCGCTTCGCCTTTTGCCGCACTACCACGAGGCGATGCGCCAGCAGGGATAAGGGGACGTGGAACATGTTGAGCGACTGGTGGCAATACGACTTTTTGCGGTATACGCTGTTTTCCGGATTGTTGATTGGACTCATCTGTCCGATTCTCGGCACTTTTCTCATTGTTCGCCGGCTGTCGATGATGGCAGACGGATTGTCGCATGTCACCCTTTCGGGAGTCGCGGCGGGTATGGTACTATCAAAGAAAGTAGCCTTTTTCAGCGGAGTGAATCCGCTCTTTTTCGGCATGCTGTTTGCCGTGTTCGGATCGCTGTTTATCGAACGGATGCGCAAGGTGTACAGAGCGTATCAGGATTTGGCGATTCCGATCACCCTCTCAGCCGGACTTGGTTTGTTTACGGTGCTGGTTAGTCTGGCCGATGGTTTTAACACCGATCTGTACGCATACCTGTTCGGCAAAATTGTGACGGTGACGCGGGAAGACCTGCTGGCGCTGCTTGGCGTTGCCTGCGCGGTACTGGTCACGGTTGTGCTGATCTACAAAGAACTGTTTGCTGTCTCCTTCGACGAGGAATTTGCCCGGGTCTCCGGGGTATCTTATCGCTGGATCAATCTCTGGTTTATGATTCTGGTGGCACTGACGATTGCTGCATCGATGCGGATTGTAGGGGTTCTATTGATTTCTGCGTTGATTACCCTGCCCGTCGCCGCCAGTCTGCAGCTGGCCGCCAGTTTCAGACAGGCGATGCTGCTGGCGATCTTGTTCGCAGAGACGGCAGTGCTGTCCGGCTTGTACGTTGCGTACCAGTTGGATTGGGCATCGGGCGGAACGATTGTCTTGGCGGCCGTGTTCATTCTGCTGGCCGTTTTGGCCGGCAAAAGGGTAAAGCTGTTGCTGATCCGATAAACAGCACGGAAGGAGGAAGCGCGGCGGTGACAGTGGAAGAAGCGCTGCAAATCCTGAAACAACGGGGATACAAATATACGGGCAAACGGGAGGAGATGATCCGGATCTGTGCGGCAGAGAAGCGTTACCTCTCGGCCAGGGAGATCCTGGAACAGATGCAGGTGGAATACCCCAACCTCAGTTTTGATACCGTGTACCGCAATCTTTCCACGTTTGTAAAATTGGGCATCTTGGAAGAGACGGAACTGGACGGTGAGGGGAAGTTCCGGCTGGCTTGTTCCGCCTCCGGCCATCACCACCACGTGATCTGCACGGTTTGCGGCAAATCTACGTCGCTCCCTGGGTGTCCGATGACGACCCTGCCCGATCTGCCGGAAGATTTCCGCGTGACGGGGCACAAGTTTGAAGTATACGGCACCTGCAAGGAATGCTCGGAAACCGCTCACACTTGAGGGAGCGGGTCAGGATGACCGGCATTGCCGGGAGAAGCTCGATTCGCGGCTGCGAGAGAGCTTTTCCCGGCTTTTTGCATTGGTCTGCAGCAGCTGCCGCCTGGGAGAGTAGCCGGGGAAGCTTCTTTTGCCGCGGCCAAACGGCTCGGATTTGACTTCATCTGTCTGACGGGCAACCCCCAGACAGGGGGGACCAATGCCGCGATCGCCTCGGCAGTCGCCACAGCGCGGCAGGTGATGGGAGACGAGATCCTGATCATCGCCGGAAAGATGCATGGGGCCGGTGCTGCAGGGGAAGCGGGCGAATCGCTCGTCAGCGCCGCTGCGATCGTCTCCTTTATTGAAGCCGGCGCCGATGTCGTTGTACTCCCTTCGCCGGGCACGATCCCCGGCATCACGCTGGAGGTTTGTCGGGAACGGGTGCGTACGGTGCACCAACACGGCGCACTGGCGCTCGCCGCTACCGGCACCAGTCAGGAAGGCGCCGACGAACAGACGATTCGGCAGATTGCCCTCTACAGCAAGATGGCCGGAGCCGATCTCTTCCACATCGGCGACGCGGGATATGGGGGGATTGCCGTTCCGGAAAACATCCTGCAGTATTCGCTGGTGATTCGCGGCCGCCGCCATACGTACCTGCGGATGGCCCGTTCGATTCTGCGCTAAATTTTCGGGGGAACCGATTCGGTTCCCCTTTTCTCGTTTCGCCGCTGTAGCGCTACAGGTGTAGCGAAACGATACAATCGATCTTTCGCAATCAGGACAGGCCGTTTGCCGCCGGCCCCGTCGCGCCGCGCATTCAGGCCGTCTTTGGCGGCGGGTGAGCGTTGGCATCGTTTGTGCTTATATTCGGATGCAGCAAGAGCCGTTCTCTTGTGTAAACACTATCGATTGAAGGGAGATGATTCACCGCATGGCAAGCGTGAATGCGCAAATTCTCGCGATCGACGCCGGAGGCACCATGACCGATACCTTCATCATCAACGACAAGGGGGATTTTGTGGTCGGCAAAGCGCAATCCACTCCCGATGATGAGTCGATCGGCCTCCTGAACTCGGCACGCGATGCCCTTTCCTACTGGGAGACCACGGTGGAAGAGGCATTCCCCCAGCTGGTGGCAGGCGTGTACTCGGGAACGGCGATGCTGAATCGTTTGGTTTCCCGCAAAGGTCGCCGTGTCGGGCTGATCGTCAACAAGGGCATGGAAGACTTTCACCGCATGGGGAGAGCGATTCAGGCTTATCTCGGCTACTCCTATTCGGACCGCCTGCACCTGAATACCCACCGCTACGATCCTCCGCTGGTGCCGAGAAACCTGACCCGGGGAGTGACGGAACGGGTCGATTTGTTCGGAAACGTCGTCATTCCGCTGTATGAACATGAAGTGGAACAAGCAGTGGTCGATCTCCTCGATCAGCAGGTGGAGGCGATCGTCATCAGCTTTCTCCATTCCTACAAGTATCCGCTTCATGAGCGCAAGGTTCGCGACATGGCCAAAGAGATTATGCAGAAAAGGGGCGTGGAAGTGCCGGTTTTCGCTTCGGTCGACTACTATCCCCTGCGCAAAGAGTCGCATCGGACCAATACCACCATCATCGAAGCTTATGCGGCGGACCCTTCCCGCGAAACGCTGGCGAAGATCAATCGGCGGATCAAGGAAAAAGGGGCGAAGTTCGACTTGCGGGTGATGGCCAGCCATGGCGGCACGATCAGCTTCCAGGCGAATGAATTGGCCCGCACCCTGGTGTCGGGGCCGATCGGTGGTGTTGTCGGGGCCAAATATTTGGGCGAGTATCTGGGAATTCGCAATATCGCTTGTTCGGACATCGGCGGTACCAGTTTTGATATGGCTTTGATCACCCAGGGTGATTTGAGCATCAATACCAGTCCGGACATGGCCCGGCTGGTCCTGTCATTGCCGCTGGTCGCGATGGATACGGTCGGGGCGGGAGCCGGCAGCTTCGTCCGCATCGACCCCAACTTCAAGTCGATCACGCTGGGGCCTGACAGCGCCGGATACCGCGTCGGGGTATGCAATCCGGCGGGCGGGATTGAAACCGTTACCGTATCGGACTGCCACGTCGTGCTGGGACTGATCAATCCCGACAACTTCCTGGGAGGGGAAGTGAAGCTGTATCCGGAGCGAGCGTATCAGGCGATTAAGCAGCAGATAGCCGATCCGCTGGGGCTGAGCGTGGAGGACGCGGCCTACGGGGTGATCGACCTGTTGGAGTCGCAGCTGCGCAATTACCTGGAGTCGATGATTCTCGGCAAGGGCTATTCGCCTTCCCAGTACGTCTGCTTCTCTTACGGCGGGGGCGGGCCGCTGCATACGGCCGGCTACACCAAAGGCCTGGGCTTTGAGGATATTCTCGTTCCGGCGTGGGCGGCTGGATTTTCCGCCTTCGGATGCGGGGCGGCCGACTTCGAATACCGCTACGACAAAACGCTGGATATCAATGTAAGCGCTTCAGAGCAGGAGCAGGAAACATTGGCCGCGATCAGCGAGCTGCAGTCGGCCTGGCAGGAACTGACGGAAAAAGTGGCCGACGAGTTTGAAAAGAACTATTTCCCGCGCGACCAGGTGAAATTCCGCTTCTACTTCCGGATGCAGTATCAGGGGCAGTTGAACGATCTGGAAATCGAATCGCCGCTCTCGTCGCTGCGAACTGCCGCTGATTGGAAGCAGCTGGTGCAGGCTTTCGAGGATACGTACAGCCGCGTGTACGCCAAGGCGGCCCGTTCCCCCGAGCTTGGCTATTCGGTGACCGGGGCGATCGTTCGCGGCATCGTCGAGGTGCCGAAGCCAAAAATTCCGGAAGAGCCGCTGAGCGGTGAACAACCTCCGGCGGAAGCGCACCTGGGCGTCCGCCCTGTGTATTGGAAAGGGAAGTGGACAACGGCTGACATCTGGGAGATGGAAAAGCTGAAAGCGGGCAACCGCATCAAGGGGTTTGCCATTCTGGAATCGTCGGCGACCACGTTTGTGATCCCGCCGGGCTATGAAACCTATCTGGACCGCCATCGCATTTTCCACCTGAAGGAACCCAAGTAAGGGACAGCGGTTTGTCGGCGCTTGAAAAAAGGGAGGAGGGATTGAACAATGGCACATGCACAGACGAAACCGGCAGTGGAGATCCGCCGCGGCATTGGCTTTCAAGGAAAAACCCTGAAAGAGATGAGAGCGGAGATCGATCGGCTCAGTCGGGAAACGGGTCATTACGCCGGGTTGAAGGAACTGCCGTTCAAGGCGGCGGAGCCGATTCGCTACGAGAAAATTTTTGCGAAACTGCGCGGCGGCGTGGTCCATGCGCGCGAGACGGCCAAGCGGGTGGCCGCATCCCCGATCGTCGAACAGGAAGGGGAATTGTGCTTTACCCTGTATACGCCGGAGGCGGATTCGATCGTAACTTCCACGGGCATTATCATCCACGTGGGAACGATGGGGGCCGCGATCAAGTACATGATCCAAAACGACTACGAAGAAAACCCGGGCATCGAACCGGGAGACATCTTCTGCAACAACGACTGCCAGATCGGCAACGTCCATCCGTGCGATGTACACACGATTGTCCCGATCTTCTACGAAAATGAACTGGTCGGCTGGGTCGGCGGCGTGACCCACGTGATCGATGTGGGCGCCACTGCTCCCGGCAGCATGACAGTCGGTCCGGTGACGCGCTACGATGACGGCTATCAAGTGGCCTGCCGGAAGATCGGCAAAAACGACCAACTGCTGAAAGATTGGCTGATTGAGAGCCAGCGTTCCGTCCGCACCACCAAATACTGGCTGCTGGACGAACGGACGCGTGTCGCCGGCTGCCATATGATTCGCGACTTGGTGTTGCAGATCATCGAAGAGGAAGGGGTAGACACGTACCGCCAGTTTATCCGGGAAGTGATCGAAGATGGCCGCCGCGGCTTCATCAACCAAGTCAAGTCGATGACCATTCCGGGGACCTATCGCGGCGTTTCGTTCGTTGACGTTCCTTACAAAAATCTGGATGTGCCGCCGTATGCCCGGGTGAACACGATCATGCACGCCCCGTCCGAAATGACGATTCATCGGGACGGAAAATTGGAAATCGACTTTGAAGGGGTCAACCGCTGGGGCTGGCACAGCTACAACGCGACCACGGTCTCGATTACCAGCGGCATCTGGGTGATGCTCTCCCAGACGCTGATCCCGAACGACCGCGTCA contains:
- a CDS encoding metal ABC transporter substrate-binding protein, whose protein sequence is MGRWGRKGPIWLVIVALLTLTAACGKQETESGTAQQPPEAGQAEAALSVYTTIYPLQYAAARIGGEYARVVNIVPPGVEPHDFEPTAKDMVALSNARVFLYNGSGFELWVDKAVEGIDPARTLVVNATEGLPLLPAPEAEEHHADEADADHADEADADHAAEAHAEEAAHEEADEHAHGPLDPHVWLDPLLFQQQAEKIKDALSEADPAHRDAYERNYQALAADLQKLDQEYREVADKAKRKEFVVSHSAFGYLAHRYGLTQTAIAGLSPSDEPSPAQLKELVEYVKQHQIEVILFETLASQKVVEVIARETGAKTAMLHPLEGLTEAEQQAGKDYLTVMRENLETLRLALGVDEE
- a CDS encoding hydantoinase/oxoprolinase family protein is translated as MASVNAQILAIDAGGTMTDTFIINDKGDFVVGKAQSTPDDESIGLLNSARDALSYWETTVEEAFPQLVAGVYSGTAMLNRLVSRKGRRVGLIVNKGMEDFHRMGRAIQAYLGYSYSDRLHLNTHRYDPPLVPRNLTRGVTERVDLFGNVVIPLYEHEVEQAVVDLLDQQVEAIVISFLHSYKYPLHERKVRDMAKEIMQKRGVEVPVFASVDYYPLRKESHRTNTTIIEAYAADPSRETLAKINRRIKEKGAKFDLRVMASHGGTISFQANELARTLVSGPIGGVVGAKYLGEYLGIRNIACSDIGGTSFDMALITQGDLSINTSPDMARLVLSLPLVAMDTVGAGAGSFVRIDPNFKSITLGPDSAGYRVGVCNPAGGIETVTVSDCHVVLGLINPDNFLGGEVKLYPERAYQAIKQQIADPLGLSVEDAAYGVIDLLESQLRNYLESMILGKGYSPSQYVCFSYGGGGPLHTAGYTKGLGFEDILVPAWAAGFSAFGCGAADFEYRYDKTLDINVSASEQEQETLAAISELQSAWQELTEKVADEFEKNYFPRDQVKFRFYFRMQYQGQLNDLEIESPLSSLRTAADWKQLVQAFEDTYSRVYAKAARSPELGYSVTGAIVRGIVEVPKPKIPEEPLSGEQPPAEAHLGVRPVYWKGKWTTADIWEMEKLKAGNRIKGFAILESSATTFVIPPGYETYLDRHRIFHLKEPK
- a CDS encoding Fur family transcriptional regulator, encoding MTVEEALQILKQRGYKYTGKREEMIRICAAEKRYLSAREILEQMQVEYPNLSFDTVYRNLSTFVKLGILEETELDGEGKFRLACSASGHHHHVICTVCGKSTSLPGCPMTTLPDLPEDFRVTGHKFEVYGTCKECSETAHT
- a CDS encoding metal ABC transporter ATP-binding protein; this encodes MKEQNAGDAPVARLASVSFQYDGRAVLEQLDFTLQKGDFVGIVGPNGSGKSTLLKLMLGLLVPQQGTIELFGQPLARFRDWWKIGYVAQQAAHDKGGFPATVREVVVSGLTGKIGLFRRVTKEHRRNVEEVIERVGLADKIDARLATLSGGQRQRVFIARALVAEPELLLFDEPTVGVDQESIEQLYRLLRSLKEESELTMLIVSHDVGVISQWVNKVACLQRRFHFLGSPDEFARQHEQVLQPMYGQSLRLLPHYHEAMRQQG
- a CDS encoding metal ABC transporter permease — encoded protein: MLSDWWQYDFLRYTLFSGLLIGLICPILGTFLIVRRLSMMADGLSHVTLSGVAAGMVLSKKVAFFSGVNPLFFGMLFAVFGSLFIERMRKVYRAYQDLAIPITLSAGLGLFTVLVSLADGFNTDLYAYLFGKIVTVTREDLLALLGVACAVLVTVVLIYKELFAVSFDEEFARVSGVSYRWINLWFMILVALTIAASMRIVGVLLISALITLPVAASLQLAASFRQAMLLAILFAETAVLSGLYVAYQLDWASGGTIVLAAVFILLAVLAGKRVKLLLIR